One genomic window of Leptospira paudalimensis includes the following:
- a CDS encoding sensor histidine kinase, giving the protein MNEGKRPEDFLSLANQSEPNKSGTLKVYFGMSPGVGKTYAMLTEAHHLKQDGEDVKIGIVETHGRVDTKALVDGLERIPLKNIEYRGKVWEEMDVETILKEKPGYVLVDELAHTNIPGSLNNKRYQDVLLLLDAGINVLSTVNVQHLESQVDSIEKILQSPVKETIPDSILERADELVLIDIIPDELLKRLSEGRVYVPEKIIQAKENFFRKENLTYLRELSLTYTAKYVEKRMPQGRERIMVAISASPHSKTLLRNAKRLSLERNSELYAFFSESEETKNSESAFAVRSHIRLAKELGAEVVHSFESDPVVGIVSAIHEKRIHRLVIGGSRKRGLFPFLQRSITEKILNQLKDVEVIIIPFHDDRTFFHLDFYKKLIPSSSLRQYASIFALTSLVTIINLFMLSYIGYWTVSILYLFYVALLGMFFSRGPVLLAAILSASFWNFLFIPPIYTFYISKLEDALMFIIFMLIALINGGLTARLKKNETKLRSREEKLSILYELAQNLSKTSTSKEIIETGDSFFKRIFPFPVKLHFYQSGEFIPSIVDQKDLAVASWTIKNGKPAGRYTDTLSLSNTTFYPLVSPGGITGVISVKASFEPSLEMEILLNTVANQVALALDRDALSEDSKKNYLIKESEKLYNLVFNSLSHELKTPLTSIRGSASALLDPDIESNPEARRALLEEIQESSLVLNLLLGNLLDISRIESGYLTLKKEKVYPSDIIHDAISYLGKNKTNHTIVTSLNENDNEIDLDRVLFSHAIFNLLYNACLYTPEGSTIWISIHKLNDHTMTWVVEDNGNGLPIDSSRIFQKFYRGESSGKIGTGLGLAITKSIVELHGGQIEAVNRKEGGAKFVIDIPI; this is encoded by the coding sequence ATGAATGAAGGCAAACGACCCGAAGATTTTTTGTCTTTAGCCAATCAGTCAGAACCAAACAAATCTGGGACCTTAAAAGTATATTTTGGAATGTCACCAGGTGTAGGGAAAACCTATGCGATGTTAACGGAAGCTCACCATCTAAAACAAGATGGTGAAGATGTTAAAATTGGTATCGTGGAAACTCATGGAAGAGTAGATACAAAAGCCTTAGTGGATGGATTGGAAAGGATTCCACTCAAAAACATTGAATATCGTGGAAAAGTTTGGGAGGAAATGGATGTCGAAACAATCCTAAAAGAAAAACCAGGTTATGTGTTAGTGGATGAATTGGCACATACCAATATTCCAGGCTCTCTCAACAATAAACGTTATCAAGATGTCCTTCTATTATTGGATGCTGGGATCAATGTTTTGTCTACTGTCAATGTTCAACATTTAGAAAGCCAGGTTGATTCGATTGAAAAGATTTTACAAAGTCCAGTAAAAGAAACAATTCCTGATAGTATTTTAGAAAGAGCTGACGAACTTGTGTTAATTGATATTATCCCTGACGAATTGCTGAAAAGACTTTCAGAAGGGAGAGTATATGTTCCAGAGAAAATCATCCAAGCGAAAGAAAATTTTTTCCGAAAAGAAAACTTAACCTATCTAAGGGAGTTATCACTTACTTATACAGCAAAGTACGTCGAAAAAAGAATGCCTCAAGGTAGAGAAAGGATCATGGTTGCAATCTCTGCAAGCCCTCATTCGAAAACCTTATTAAGGAATGCAAAACGATTGTCCCTAGAAAGGAATTCCGAATTGTATGCTTTCTTTTCTGAAAGTGAAGAAACGAAAAATTCTGAATCTGCATTTGCTGTTCGCTCCCATATTAGACTTGCAAAAGAACTTGGTGCTGAAGTAGTTCATTCCTTTGAATCTGATCCTGTGGTGGGAATTGTTTCTGCCATACATGAAAAAAGAATCCATCGTTTGGTGATTGGAGGATCGAGAAAACGAGGACTCTTTCCATTTTTACAAAGAAGTATCACGGAAAAAATTTTGAACCAACTTAAAGATGTAGAAGTGATCATCATTCCTTTCCATGATGATCGGACCTTCTTCCATCTCGATTTTTATAAAAAGTTGATTCCTTCTTCGAGTCTTCGTCAATATGCATCTATTTTTGCTCTGACATCCTTGGTTACGATCATAAATTTATTTATGCTTTCTTACATAGGATATTGGACAGTTTCTATTTTGTATTTATTCTATGTTGCTTTGCTTGGTATGTTCTTCAGTCGAGGTCCTGTATTACTTGCAGCTATTTTATCTGCTAGTTTTTGGAATTTTTTATTCATTCCCCCTATTTATACTTTTTATATATCGAAATTAGAAGATGCATTGATGTTTATCATCTTTATGTTGATTGCTCTCATCAATGGCGGTTTAACCGCTAGGCTTAAAAAAAATGAAACCAAACTTAGGTCACGTGAAGAAAAATTATCTATCTTGTATGAATTAGCACAAAATTTATCCAAAACATCCACATCGAAAGAAATCATTGAAACAGGAGACTCATTTTTTAAACGTATCTTTCCTTTCCCCGTGAAATTGCATTTTTACCAATCGGGTGAATTCATTCCTAGTATTGTAGACCAAAAGGACTTAGCAGTTGCCTCTTGGACGATTAAAAACGGAAAACCTGCTGGTCGGTATACTGACACATTATCACTTTCGAATACTACATTTTATCCACTAGTGTCACCTGGAGGTATAACGGGTGTCATAAGTGTGAAAGCAAGTTTTGAGCCAAGTTTAGAAATGGAAATTTTATTAAATACTGTCGCTAACCAAGTCGCTTTAGCCCTCGATCGAGATGCACTATCCGAAGATTCGAAAAAAAACTATTTAATCAAAGAGTCGGAAAAATTATACAATTTGGTATTTAATTCTCTTTCGCATGAATTAAAAACTCCTTTAACTTCGATTAGAGGTTCTGCTTCAGCCCTGTTAGATCCAGACATTGAATCGAATCCGGAAGCGAGGAGGGCATTACTTGAGGAAATCCAGGAAAGTTCATTGGTGTTGAATTTGCTTTTAGGAAATTTATTAGATATTAGCAGAATCGAATCAGGTTATTTGACCTTAAAAAAGGAAAAGGTTTATCCATCTGATATCATTCACGATGCTATTTCTTACTTAGGCAAAAACAAAACAAATCATACCATTGTTACCAGTTTAAATGAGAATGATAACGAGATTGACTTGGACCGAGTGTTATTTTCACACGCAATTTTTAACTTATTGTACAATGCATGTTTGTACACTCCAGAGGGTTCAACGATTTGGATTTCGATTCATAAATTAAATGATCATACTATGACTTGGGTTGTGGAAGACAATGGGAATGGATTGCCGATCGATTCTTCTCGTATTTTTCAGAAGTTTTATCGTGGTGAATCGTCTGGTAAAATTGGAACTGGGCTTGGTCTTGCCATTACCAAATCAATAGTTGAATTACACGGTGGTCAAATTGAAGCTGTAAATCGAAAGGAAGGTGGGGCAAAGTTTGTCATTGACATCCCTATCTAA
- a CDS encoding potassium-transporting ATPase subunit C yields the protein MNTKTSVNQWEITIRFLFVSILSFGFLYPLAITGIGNLLFPRQTKGSLIESEGQILGTELFARNETGINLFQYRPSAVSYSTFPSGASNLSPSSLELKALVEERKRELLENEIDPIKCQELLYTSGSGLDPHITVDCALEQTNHLSKVTGVNLDTLETLVWKNVESPIFGFIGRARVNVTKLNQTWKQIQLETKTK from the coding sequence ATGAATACAAAAACATCTGTAAATCAATGGGAAATCACAATTCGATTTCTTTTTGTTTCGATCTTATCCTTTGGATTTTTATATCCACTTGCCATCACTGGCATCGGCAATCTACTTTTTCCTAGACAAACAAAAGGAAGTTTGATCGAATCAGAAGGGCAAATATTAGGAACGGAACTTTTTGCAAGGAATGAAACTGGCATAAATTTATTTCAGTATAGACCAAGTGCTGTATCCTATTCCACGTTTCCCAGTGGTGCATCGAATTTAAGTCCTTCTAGTCTCGAGTTAAAGGCATTGGTGGAAGAAAGAAAAAGAGAGTTATTAGAAAACGAAATTGATCCAATTAAGTGCCAAGAATTATTGTATACCTCTGGATCGGGACTGGATCCACATATCACAGTTGATTGTGCCTTAGAACAAACAAACCACCTAAGCAAAGTAACTGGGGTCAATTTGGATACCCTGGAAACATTGGTATGGAAAAATGTTGAGTCGCCTATATTTGGATTTATCGGGCGTGCACGAGTGAATGTTACCAAATTAAACCAAACCTGGAAACAAATTCAGTTGGAAACAAAAACAAAATGA
- the kdpB gene encoding potassium-transporting ATPase subunit KdpB, producing the protein MKPNYFISKELFFSSIGKALQKFSPKYAFSNPVMATVWVGTLLLLLQIIYFLAIGLNLKNELPIFFWLSLTLFFANFAESVAEGRGKARADSLRKTRSSTVTKRVAQAGDKNFTEITSNELKVGDIVFVEAGSTIPGDGEVVLGIASVDESAVTGESAPVIRESGGDRSAVTGGTKVISDYLYIKITAKPGESFIDKMISMIEGASRQKTPNEIALGILLFALTILFLLGVLTLMPIAKFVGNQIGQNWNFEFSVWLALFVCLIPTTIAALLSAIGISGMERLIRYNVIAKSGKAVEAAGDIHVLLLDKTGTITLGNREAHRFYPADGVSEEELADASQLSSLSDETPEGRSIVVLAKQKFAIRERKLNALDVRWIPFSASTRMSGVEVYEKGLEVRNIRKGSFDSIKKHIESLGGVVPQKDLLLIEQISRKGSTPILVSEGKRLLGVIELKDIVKGGLKERFAYLRRMGIRTVMITGDNPLTAAAIAAEAGVDDFIAEATPEAKLKRIREEQANGYLVAMIGDGTNDAPALAQSDVGVAMNTGTQTAREAGNMIDLDSNPSKLIEIVEIGKQLLMTRGALTTFSIANDVAKYFAILPALFLPLAPLNIMQLSSPNNAILSAVIFNALVIPALIPLSLRGVKYVPKSPDQALLRNFLIYGGGGMVFPFIGIKVIDVILSGGIL; encoded by the coding sequence ATGAAGCCTAACTATTTTATTTCCAAGGAATTGTTTTTTTCCTCCATCGGGAAAGCATTACAAAAATTTTCACCTAAATATGCATTTTCTAATCCAGTGATGGCAACAGTTTGGGTAGGGACCTTACTCCTGTTACTTCAAATTATATATTTTTTAGCCATTGGATTAAACCTGAAGAATGAATTACCAATTTTTTTCTGGTTATCGTTAACTTTGTTTTTTGCCAATTTCGCCGAAAGTGTAGCAGAAGGGCGAGGCAAGGCAAGAGCCGATAGTCTTCGTAAGACAAGATCTTCAACGGTAACAAAACGAGTGGCCCAAGCGGGAGATAAGAATTTTACAGAGATCACATCAAATGAATTGAAGGTAGGTGATATTGTCTTCGTGGAAGCAGGGTCAACCATTCCTGGCGATGGGGAAGTGGTTTTGGGAATTGCCAGTGTGGATGAATCGGCAGTCACGGGTGAGTCCGCACCAGTGATCCGAGAGAGTGGAGGGGATCGTTCTGCAGTCACTGGAGGAACAAAGGTGATTTCGGATTATCTTTATATCAAAATCACGGCAAAACCTGGTGAAAGTTTTATTGATAAAATGATTTCGATGATTGAAGGAGCATCTAGGCAAAAAACACCTAACGAAATCGCCTTGGGAATCTTATTATTTGCATTAACCATTTTGTTTTTGTTAGGTGTATTGACTTTGATGCCAATCGCAAAATTTGTAGGAAATCAAATTGGACAAAATTGGAATTTTGAATTTTCTGTTTGGCTTGCCTTGTTTGTCTGTTTAATTCCAACCACGATCGCCGCGTTACTGAGTGCGATTGGAATTTCTGGAATGGAACGCCTCATTCGTTATAACGTGATTGCCAAAAGCGGAAAAGCAGTCGAAGCCGCAGGCGATATCCATGTCCTGTTACTTGACAAAACGGGAACCATTACTCTCGGTAACAGGGAAGCACATCGATTTTATCCAGCAGATGGTGTTTCGGAAGAGGAACTCGCTGATGCCTCTCAACTTTCTTCTTTATCTGATGAAACACCAGAAGGACGTTCAATTGTAGTTTTAGCCAAACAAAAATTTGCAATCAGGGAAAGAAAATTGAATGCATTAGATGTTAGGTGGATTCCGTTCTCTGCTTCGACTCGGATGAGTGGTGTGGAAGTATATGAAAAGGGATTGGAAGTTCGAAACATTCGGAAAGGTTCGTTTGATTCTATCAAAAAACATATCGAATCATTGGGGGGAGTGGTTCCGCAAAAGGATCTTTTGTTGATTGAGCAAATTTCTAGAAAAGGGAGTACTCCCATCCTAGTTTCCGAAGGAAAAAGATTGTTAGGAGTGATTGAACTCAAAGACATCGTGAAGGGTGGTTTAAAGGAAAGGTTTGCCTATTTAAGAAGAATGGGGATTCGCACAGTTATGATCACTGGAGATAACCCACTCACTGCCGCGGCCATTGCAGCTGAGGCAGGTGTCGATGATTTTATAGCAGAAGCAACTCCTGAAGCTAAGTTAAAACGTATCCGAGAAGAACAAGCAAATGGGTATTTGGTGGCAATGATAGGGGATGGTACAAATGATGCGCCGGCTTTAGCTCAGTCAGATGTGGGAGTCGCAATGAACACCGGGACACAAACGGCAAGAGAAGCGGGAAACATGATCGATTTAGATAGTAACCCAAGTAAACTCATTGAAATTGTCGAAATTGGAAAACAACTACTCATGACACGGGGTGCACTCACAACGTTTAGTATCGCAAATGACGTTGCCAAATACTTTGCAATCCTTCCTGCTTTGTTCTTACCATTGGCTCCCTTAAATATCATGCAATTGTCTAGTCCCAACAATGCGATTCTTTCTGCTGTGATTTTTAATGCTTTGGTAATCCCTGCTCTCATTCCACTTTCTTTACGCGGTGTTAAGTATGTTCCTAAATCTCCAGACCAAGCATTACTAAGGAATTTCCTGATCTATGGTGGTGGAGGTATGGTGTTTCCATTTATTGGAATCAAAGTGATTGATGTGATTTTATCTGGAGGAATTTTATGA
- the kdpA gene encoding potassium-transporting ATPase subunit KdpA, with amino-acid sequence MVELLYFPFFIGLLILVSPFFGYYMAFILNAKILPGETIFNHFLYSGEPTSQSAKQYLHSMFWFHLLGGGILFLVLRYQNVLPLNAKKIEGMDWDLALNTTISFITNTNWQAYSGESQLSYFSQMVGLTPQNFLSAGVGISVLTFVSRAIVSSSEQKFGNFWQDLFRSTFYILLPISILVAILLISQGVIQTWNEPLSLLGTENQLIPLGPAASQIAIKQLGTNGGGYFGVNSAHPFENPTPISNFIEMFSILFIPASCVFLYGKITNSFRHAWVVFFIMLSLLVFGFFAVFFSEWNHLGFWEGKETRFSLTESTLWLSVTTAASNGSVNSMHDSYSPLAGGIGIFQIMLGEIIFGGVGAGMYGMILFLILTVFLSGLMTGRTPEYFGKKIGSYEIKWTLFGILTPTVCILIGTTITIFLNSGYAAKGPHALSQILYAFSSASGNNGSAFAGFGADTLWGNLSLGFCMLVGRFSVIYAVIVVAASLGSKITTKSSEGNFRLDTVLFGVLSFSVIVIVCGLSFFPVLALGPILEELLIRSGIFY; translated from the coding sequence ATGGTTGAATTACTCTATTTTCCATTTTTCATTGGGTTACTGATTTTAGTATCACCATTTTTCGGTTATTACATGGCATTCATTTTGAATGCAAAAATTTTGCCAGGGGAAACAATTTTTAACCATTTCCTTTATTCTGGTGAACCAACGAGCCAAAGTGCAAAACAATACTTACATAGTATGTTTTGGTTCCATCTCTTGGGTGGCGGAATTCTTTTTTTGGTTTTACGATACCAGAATGTTTTACCTCTCAATGCGAAAAAAATCGAAGGCATGGATTGGGACTTAGCTCTCAATACCACGATCTCTTTTATTACCAATACCAATTGGCAGGCCTATTCTGGTGAAAGCCAACTCAGTTATTTTTCCCAAATGGTAGGGCTTACACCTCAAAATTTTTTAAGTGCAGGAGTGGGGATTTCGGTACTAACGTTTGTGAGTCGAGCCATTGTCTCCTCCTCTGAACAAAAGTTTGGAAATTTTTGGCAAGATCTGTTTCGTTCCACGTTTTATATCTTATTACCTATATCGATCCTTGTTGCCATTCTTTTAATTTCCCAAGGTGTGATCCAAACTTGGAATGAACCTCTATCTTTATTAGGAACAGAAAATCAACTTATCCCACTTGGCCCTGCTGCATCTCAAATTGCGATCAAACAACTGGGAACCAATGGTGGGGGATATTTTGGAGTGAATAGCGCTCATCCCTTTGAAAATCCTACGCCAATTTCTAATTTTATCGAAATGTTTTCGATTCTCTTTATCCCTGCTTCCTGTGTATTTTTGTATGGAAAGATTACCAATTCCTTCCGACATGCATGGGTTGTTTTTTTCATTATGTTAAGTTTGCTTGTCTTCGGCTTTTTTGCCGTATTTTTTTCGGAATGGAATCATCTAGGATTTTGGGAAGGAAAGGAAACTCGGTTTTCGTTAACGGAATCAACTTTGTGGTTGTCAGTTACGACTGCAGCATCAAACGGTTCTGTCAATTCTATGCATGATAGTTATTCTCCGTTAGCTGGTGGAATTGGAATTTTCCAGATTATGTTAGGTGAAATCATTTTTGGTGGAGTTGGAGCAGGGATGTATGGAATGATTCTTTTCCTGATCCTTACCGTATTCTTGTCAGGACTTATGACAGGAAGAACCCCCGAATATTTTGGGAAAAAAATTGGAAGTTATGAAATCAAATGGACTTTGTTTGGAATCCTAACACCAACCGTTTGTATTTTGATCGGAACTACCATTACCATTTTTTTAAACTCTGGTTATGCTGCAAAAGGACCACATGCACTTTCACAGATCCTCTACGCATTTAGTTCTGCGTCTGGCAATAATGGCTCTGCATTTGCTGGATTTGGAGCAGATACCTTGTGGGGAAATTTATCTCTAGGCTTCTGTATGTTAGTTGGACGATTTAGTGTGATTTATGCAGTCATAGTTGTTGCAGCAAGTTTAGGAAGTAAAATTACAACAAAATCTTCAGAAGGAAACTTTCGTTTGGATACCGTTTTGTTTGGGGTTCTAAGTTTCAGTGTGATTGTGATTGTTTGTGGATTGTCTTTTTTTCCAGTATTGGCTCTTGGTCCGATTTTGGAAGAGTTACTGATTCGAAGTGGAATTTTCTATTAA
- a CDS encoding LIC10775 family protein, whose product MSREKYSLSFLHWNWTFCFVSLTILLGFGNTYLHSQNQPSVIVDPLLQKPWIPDAEEEESRSYHRFLSEFKNKQTSIKKKDRFGRNYLVSPSGKIRFLIDDEYYKEFPLQTEADIAAKELEVLYEVRKEKDVVFLGKGIHLCYRLKKEKDSGFFPEWLIRSNEITNRAANEWSDQTIPLDLVSDPYGCYVDEVSLRDYLYLESESFRYRLKIPSTLRYEGLYGNRLGIYGENRDSIYRIVRFVEFLSNYLPEGQTEWEEAFLLQVSGKKKKTIPKIILSIGSSFDKVRPLRNTKNYFVFWDSLRSLNKSQMRKLQFKRSEKDNVYLSEWVEVDDIGNRIEMEMKEYYLYNAPRGYFLALSYPKREKKKADEYWNTVRSSFLVKD is encoded by the coding sequence ATGTCTAGAGAGAAATATTCTCTCTCCTTTTTACATTGGAATTGGACTTTTTGTTTTGTTTCACTTACGATCCTTTTGGGTTTCGGGAACACATACCTACATTCACAAAACCAACCGAGTGTCATTGTTGATCCTCTTCTCCAAAAACCTTGGATCCCAGATGCAGAAGAGGAAGAATCGAGAAGTTACCATCGATTTTTAAGCGAGTTTAAAAACAAACAAACCTCTATAAAAAAGAAAGATCGTTTTGGTAGGAATTACCTAGTGTCTCCATCAGGAAAAATTAGGTTTCTCATCGATGATGAATATTATAAAGAATTTCCACTCCAAACAGAAGCAGACATCGCAGCAAAAGAATTGGAAGTTTTGTATGAAGTAAGAAAGGAAAAGGATGTCGTATTCCTTGGAAAGGGGATCCACCTCTGTTACCGATTAAAAAAAGAAAAAGATTCAGGTTTTTTTCCTGAATGGTTGATTCGTTCGAATGAAATTACGAATCGAGCGGCCAATGAATGGTCAGACCAAACCATTCCATTAGATTTGGTAAGTGATCCTTATGGATGTTATGTGGATGAAGTTTCTTTACGAGATTATTTGTATCTGGAATCTGAATCGTTTCGTTATCGATTGAAAATCCCATCGACTCTACGTTACGAAGGTCTATACGGAAATCGACTTGGGATTTATGGTGAAAATCGAGATAGTATTTATAGGATCGTACGGTTTGTTGAGTTTTTATCCAATTACCTTCCTGAAGGACAAACAGAATGGGAAGAAGCTTTTCTTTTGCAAGTCTCAGGTAAAAAAAAGAAAACAATACCAAAAATCATTTTGTCAATTGGTTCTAGTTTTGATAAAGTAAGACCTCTACGGAATACTAAAAATTATTTTGTATTTTGGGACTCTCTTCGTTCCTTAAACAAAAGCCAAATGCGAAAACTGCAATTCAAACGTTCAGAAAAAGACAATGTTTATTTGAGTGAATGGGTTGAAGTAGATGATATCGGGAACCGAATCGAAATGGAAATGAAAGAATATTATTTATACAACGCTCCGAGAGGTTATTTTTTAGCATTATCCTATCCAAAACGAGAAAAAAAGAAAGCAGATGAGTATTGGAATACAGTTCGAAGTAGTTTTCTTGTGAAAGATTAA
- a CDS encoding 16S rRNA (uracil(1498)-N(3))-methyltransferase: MEPGLILFRTPFQKKDMIQLTKEEVNHLRALRLGNETTIIQIRDGEGGLYDYLLTPHSKELKFQKETIVPPKANRKKIAIALPKGNRLDFFLQKVTEIGLNEVVFLVFRHSIRKEFNLERAEKIVKEAAAQSKQTEILKLSIESAKDWMETHKESLVVFHPFGQKPFELSSLSDKIPVIGPEGGFHEEEENWMQRNQIPKLTLPGGVLRTETCGIVAASFLVYGT; encoded by the coding sequence TTGGAACCGGGACTCATCCTATTTCGCACTCCATTCCAAAAAAAAGACATGATCCAATTAACGAAGGAAGAAGTGAATCACCTTCGTGCCCTTCGTTTAGGAAATGAAACTACCATCATTCAGATTCGAGATGGAGAAGGTGGGTTGTATGATTACCTACTCACTCCCCATTCGAAGGAACTGAAGTTCCAAAAAGAAACAATTGTTCCTCCAAAAGCCAATCGAAAAAAAATTGCCATCGCTTTGCCAAAAGGGAATCGTTTGGATTTTTTCTTACAGAAGGTGACTGAGATTGGACTGAATGAAGTGGTATTTTTAGTGTTTCGCCATTCGATCCGAAAGGAATTTAACTTGGAACGTGCAGAAAAGATTGTGAAGGAAGCAGCTGCTCAATCTAAACAGACTGAAATCTTAAAACTATCGATTGAATCGGCTAAGGATTGGATGGAAACACATAAGGAAAGTTTGGTGGTGTTCCATCCTTTTGGACAAAAACCGTTCGAATTGTCCAGTTTGTCTGATAAAATTCCAGTCATCGGGCCGGAAGGTGGTTTCCATGAGGAAGAAGAAAATTGGATGCAAAGGAATCAGATTCCAAAACTGACTTTACCTGGTGGTGTGCTGAGAACGGAAACTTGCGGAATTGTTGCCGCAAGTTTTTTGGTCTATGGAACGTAA
- a CDS encoding outer membrane lipoprotein-sorting protein yields the protein MRKLWNLFFLISFVSLEAQAPDTSLSAQELLARLDREMDYGKGLVKGTYVLIRRNGTSETWRINRFFNGEDALLLFDRKGRGLESKLLTKDEGENVFFFNVLSAKLFRKTDDEKYESLMGTGFFYVDLSGYSYQANYNPLVNGDLEIGGEMYYRVSLKPILPYFYKKLVLLVGKKDLKPYRVDFHDRDGILFKTLNLKYGPVKIKDATGKVEDVQKASRLEMLDLNTGSITVWEIQEVDKTVNPDASLFNVDNLSR from the coding sequence ATGCGAAAACTTTGGAATTTATTTTTTTTGATTTCTTTTGTATCTCTCGAGGCCCAAGCACCTGACACTAGTTTATCGGCTCAAGAATTACTAGCAAGGCTTGACCGAGAAATGGATTATGGAAAGGGCCTTGTGAAAGGAACCTATGTTCTCATTCGTAGGAACGGAACATCGGAAACATGGAGAATCAATCGATTTTTTAACGGGGAAGATGCTTTGCTTCTTTTTGATAGAAAAGGGCGAGGCCTCGAATCCAAACTGCTAACAAAGGATGAAGGGGAAAATGTATTTTTCTTCAACGTCCTCAGTGCCAAACTGTTTCGCAAAACAGATGACGAAAAGTACGAATCCCTCATGGGGACTGGATTTTTTTATGTGGATCTGTCTGGTTATTCGTATCAGGCAAATTATAACCCACTAGTCAATGGTGATTTGGAAATTGGTGGAGAGATGTATTACAGAGTTTCTCTCAAACCAATTCTACCATATTTCTACAAAAAACTGGTGTTACTCGTTGGCAAAAAGGATTTAAAACCTTACCGCGTTGACTTTCATGACCGAGATGGTATTTTATTCAAAACATTAAACTTAAAATATGGACCTGTCAAAATCAAAGATGCAACGGGAAAAGTGGAAGACGTTCAAAAAGCTTCTCGTTTGGAAATGTTAGATTTGAATACAGGTAGTATCACCGTTTGGGAAATCCAAGAAGTGGACAAAACTGTAAACCCAGACGCGTCTCTCTTTAATGTTGACAACTTGAGTAGATAA